The DNA segment AGAATCTGCCCGGACTGGGTGCAGCGTACTTTCAATAATTCGCCGTGCATGTGCAGCACGCGCGAACTGCCCGCGCGCTCATGCAGATTGTCGATGTTCTGCGTAACCAGCAGGAAGTTATCCCCGAGTACTTCCTCCAACGTCGCCAGCGCGTAATGCGCGGCATTCGGTTTGAGGTCGTCCTGTTGCAGCTGACGGCGGCGTTCGTTGTAAAAACGCTGCACCAGCTCAGGATCGCGGCGATACCCCTCCGGGGTCGCTACATCTTCCACGCGGTGCTCTTCCCACAGTCCATCGGCGGCCCGGAAAGTACGGATACCTGACTCTGCGGAAATCCCCGCACCGGTCAGTACCACCACAAACGGTTTCTTCAGTGACGCGGCGGCCATAGAATCACGGTGAAAGATATTCGACCGGAAACGCTGGTGACGAATGCGTTTATTTTTCCGAAACCGACACAGACGATGACGTGTGCGCATGACGTGCTCCTTACTCTCTGTGTCTGAATTTAAATACTGTTTTTGAAGATTTGATTACTGACCGCCACTAAGAACCCGGGCCGGATCGATCCGACTTGCACGACGCGCCGGATACCAGCTTGCCAGCAGACTCAACACCAGAGCGGTAAATAATACGCCCGCAACGTCAATCCAGTGAACTTCAGAGGGCAGGAAATCAATGAAATAAATATCACCCGACAGGAATTGATGCCCGGTCAGTTTCTGCAATCCGTTAATGATGTTGGTGAGCTGGAACGCAGCAATGACACCGATGATCACCCCCGTGACGCTGCCCACCAGTCCCGCCAGTAAACCGTACCAGATGAAGACCGCGCGGATAAGCCCGTCTTTCGCACCCAGTGTGCGCAAAATCGCAATATCGCTGCTTTTATCTTTCACCGCCATCACCAGTGTCGACACGATGTTGAAACAGGCGACACCGATAACCAGCACCATCGCCATATACATAATCGCACGTACCATCTGGATGTCGCGGTACATATAGCCGTAAGTACCGATCCAGCTGCTGATATACACGTAAGCCTGCGTTACTTCACCGGCATCGTGCACTAGCTTTTGCGCGGCAAACACATCGTTCACTTTGATATCGATACCGGTGACGCTGGTGCCCATATCCTGATATTGCTGTGCATCCGCCAGCGGTACCATGCCGAGGCTGTGATCAAGCTGACCGCTGAGCTGCAATATACCGGTAACCTGCAAACGGATCCGTTTAGGCTGTAGCAGTTTCATCTCTGGGTCACTGTTAGGGATCATCACCGTCACCCAGTCACCTTGTTTCACACCAACGGCGTCCGCCACGCCTTTACCGAGGATCAGCTGCTGCTCACCGGCTTTAAAATTCTGCCAGGCGTTATTCTGCACAAACTTCGGTGCGGCGCTGACGCGGGGCTCGCTCTGCGGATCCACACCTTTGAGCTGGATGGCACGCAGTTTCGCGCCGTGTTCGATCAGGCCATTGAACTGGATATAAGGCGCGGCAGCCACAATACCCGGCACTTTTTCGACGCGTTCCAGCACACCTTGCCAGTCATTGAAAGGCTGATTTACCGGACGGATTTCACCGTGCGGTACCACCGCGAGCACACGATCTTTCAGTTCACGTTCGAAACCGTTCATCGCGCTCAGACCGACGATCAAAACTGCCACGCCGAGGGCGATACCTAACGTGGAGATCACCGAAATCAGCGACACCATGCCGCTGCGACGACGACCCCGACTGAACCGCAGGCCGATCAGTAAAGAAAACGGAATACCTGACATTACTTCGCTCCCAGCAACATCGAGTCCGGCTGCAATCTGCCATCGCGCATTTCCAGCTGACGGGTCAGGCGGCTTGCCAGTTTGAGGTCGTGAGTCACCACCAGAAACGCCGTGCCCTGACGCACATTCAGTTCACCTAACAATTCAAAAATGCTGTCGGCGTTGCGCTGATCCAGGTTACCGGTCGGTTCATCGGCTAATACCAGTGAAGGATTATTGACCAGCGCACGGGCAATCGCCACACGCTGACGCTCACCGCCGGAAAGTTCGGACGGGCGGTGATTGCTGCGATGTTGCAAACCTACCGCTTCGAGCATGGACAATGCGCGCTCCTGCACTTCGGCAGATTTCTTTTTGCCGATAAGCAACGGCATGGCGACGTTTTCCAGCGCGGTGAAATCGGGCAGCAGATGGTGAAACTGATAGATAAAGCCCAGCTCACGGTTACGCAATTCTGATTTCGCAGAAGAAGACATCGCATTCAGCGACTGGCCTTTAAAAATGACTTCGCCGGAGGTTGGAGAATCCAGCCCGCCCAACAAATGTAATAGTGTGCTTTTACCGGAACCGGAGGTCCCGACGATCGCCATCATCTCACCCGGCTGCATGTTGAAAGTCACGTCACGCAGCACATCGGTGTGCATTTTCCCTTCCTGATAAGTCTTACAGAGGTTGTCACACTGCAATAATAACGAATTACTCATAACGTAAAGCCTCTGCGGGGTGGGTGGCAGCAGCGCGCCAGGAAGGATACAGCGTTGATAATAAAGCAATGATCATAGCGACCAGCGCAATGACCACTACCTGAACCGGTTCAATATCGACCGGCAGCGACGCGCCATCGAGCATCAGCCCGAGAGCAGGCATAATATTGTTGAGTTGCGTGGCAAGTACCACGCCGAGCACCGCACCGAGTAACGCGCCAATGACGCCGGCGCTGGCGCCCTGCACCATAAACACCGCCATGATCTGGCGACGGCTGAGCCCCTGCGTTTGCAAGATAGCCACTTCGCCCTGTTTCTCCATCACCAGCAGCCCCAGCGACGTAATAATATTAAACGCGGCGACCGCCACGATCAGACTCAGCAGCAGCCCCATCATGTTTTTCTCCATGCGCACCGCCTGGAACAGTTCGCCGCGACGCTCGCGCCAGTCTTTCCAGCTGGTGCCTTCCGGCAGTTTCTGCGTGCTCAGGCTGTCAACGTCCAGCGGTTGGTCGAGGAATAAACGCCAGCCGGTCACGTTGCCTTTCGGATAGAGCATCAGGCGCGACGCATCCTGAATGTTAACCAGCATCTGATAGCCATCGACTTCACTGTTCGCGGAAAACGTGCCGATAACGTTAAACAGGCGCTGGCTCGGCACTCGCCCAACAGGCGTGAACTGGCTGACGCTGGTGACCATCAGACGCAGCTGATCGCCACGGCGCACCTTCAGCTGTTGCGCCAGCTGATCGCCGAGAATGACGTTATATTTGCCAGGTTGCAGTTCCTGTTGCGCCACGCCAATCATGTATTTCGCCAGCGGATCGTGGTCTGCGGGATCAACGCCGAGCATCACGCCCACCGCCACGCTGCCGGGGCTTTGCAGCACCACGTCACCGGTGGTCACCGGCACGGCGCGGTTTACACTTTTTAGCGCAGTAATCTGCTCGTGAGTAATTTTTTGAGGGTCCAGTGATCCGGCCGGTGTGGTGATCAACGCCTGAGGCATCAGACCCAGAATGTTACCTTCCAGATCCTTCTCAAATCCGTTCATGACCGACAGCACTGTAACCAGCGCCATCACCCCGAGGGTGATACCAATGGTGGATAACCAGGAGACAAACCGCCCAAAGCGGTCCGAACCACGCCCGCGCATGTAGCGCAGGCCTATGAATAACGCGACAGGTTGATACATGACTTCCGTTTTAAGTGCTTGGCCGCAAATAAGTGCATGGCGCAGACTAAAGTGATCAAGGATAATAAAGGCTAGCACCGCTTTATGGAACCATTAACCCAAAGTAATCGGTTTAACCCCGGGGCTCTTTTGTCCTTTTTTATTGCAAAGCCGGGTTGACCCCGATTGTCTGCGCATCGCAAGATACGGTCTGCTAATTGGCCACCCGCTGCCGCCAAACGAGAACGCAAAACAGCCTATGTCTCAAGATTATCGTTATTCATTGCCTGAACGCCCCGGCGACACCCGTCTTTTAGGGCAGCTTACCGGTTCTGCCTGTGCCCTGGAATGCGCCCAAATCAGTGAACGCCATTCGGGCCCGGTCATGCTGATTGCACCGGATATGCAAAATGCTCTGCGTCTGCGCGATGAAATTCAACAGTTTACCGATCATAAAGTGCTGAGCATTTCGGACTGGGAAACGCTGCCGTACGACAGTTTTTCGCCGCATCAGGAAATCATTTCTTCTCGCCTTTCCAGCCTTTATCAACTTCCCACGATGGAACGCGGCATCATTATTCTGCCGGTGAATACGTTGATGCAGCGTGTCTGCCCGCATGAGTTTTTGCACGGCCATGCGCTGGTGATGAAAAAAGGTCAGCAACTGTCGCGCGACAAACTGCGCGCCCAGCTGGAACAGGCCGGTTACCGAAGCGTCGATCAGGTGATGGAACACGGTGAGTTTGCCACCCGTGGTGCCCTGCTCGACCTGTATCCGATGGGCAGTGACGAACCCTTCCGCATCGATTTCTTCGACGATGAAATCGACAGCCTGCGCACCTTTGACGTTGATACACAGCGCACGCTGAGCGAAGTGGATCACATCAATTTGCTGCCCGCGCACGAATTCCCGACCGACAAAAACGCGATTGAACTGTTCCGCAGCCAGTGGCGGGAGAAGTTTGAAGTCCGCCGCGATGCTGAACATGTTTATCAGCAGGTCAGTAAAGGGACGTTCCCGGCCGGGATCGAATACTGGCAGCCGCTGTTTTTCAGTCAGCCGCTGACCACGCTGTTTAGTTATCTGCCAAAAAATACGCTGGTGCTCAATACCGGCGATCTGGAAACCGCCGCCGAACGTTTCTGGCAGGATGCCACCCAGCGCTATGAAAGCCGCCGCGTGGATCCGATGCGCCCGCTGCTCGAGCCGGAAAACCTGTGGCTGCGCGTCGATACGCTGTTCGCTGAGCTTAAGGCCTGGCCGCGCGTCCAGTTGCGCACCGATTCGCTGCCGAAGAAGGCGGCAAACACCAATCTCAGCTACGAAACATTGCCGGATCTCAGCGTTCAGCCGCAAAACAAAGCCCCGATGGATAACCTGCGCCGCTTTAACGAATCCTTTGCCGGTAGTCTGGTGTTCTCGGTCGAAAGTGAAGGTCGTCGTGAAACGTTGCAGGATTTACTGGCACGCATCAAGCTAATGCCGACGCTGATTACCCGCATCGAAGAAGCTGAGTTCGCCGGGCGTTACATCATGATCGGCGCCTGTGAGCGCGGATTTCTCGATACCGATAAACAACTGGCGCTGATTTGCGAAAGCGATCTGCTGGGTGAGCGCGTGGCGCGCCGCCGTCAGGACAGCCGCCGCACTATTAATACCGACACGCTGATCCGTAACCTCGCTGAACTGCGCCCCGGCCAGCCGGTGGTTCACGTCGAACACGGCGTTGGCCGCTATCTCGGCCTGACCACGCTTGAGGCCGGTGGAATCAAAGCCGAATACCTTATCCTGACCTACGCCGGCGAAGACAAGCTTTATGTGCCGGTGTCGTCGCTGCATCTGATCAGTCGCTACGCCGGTGGCGCAGACGACAGCGCGCCGTTGCACAAACTCGGCGGTGAGGCGTGGTCGAAAGCCCGTCAGAAAGCCGCCGAGAAAGTTCGCGACGTGGCCGCTGAGCTGCTGGATATTTATGCCCAGCGCGAAGCCAAAACCGGCTTTGCGTTTAAGCATGATAAAGAGCAATACCAGCTGTTCTGTCAGGCTTTCCCATTTGAAACCACGCCGGATCAGGCGCAGGCCATCAATGCAGTACTGACTGACATGACACAACCGCTGGCGATGGACAGGCTGGTATGTGGCGACGTAGGCTTCGGTAAAACCGAAGTGGCGATGCGCGCCGCGTTCCTCGCCGTCGCCAACAATAAACAGGTGGCGGTTCTGGTGCCAACCACCTTGCTGGCTCAGCAGCACTTCGACAATTTCCGTGACCGCTTTGCCAGCTGGCCGGTGCGCATCGAAATGATGTCGCGTTTTCGCAGCGCCAAAGAGCAACAGGCGGTGATCGAAGAAGCGGTTGAAGGCAAAGTCGATATTATTATCGGCACACATAAACTGCTGCAAAGTGACCTGCGCTGGAAAGATCTCGGCCTGCTTATCGTCGATGAGGAGCACCGCTTCGGCGTACGTCACAAAGAACGCATTAAAGCGATGCGCGCCGACGTGGATATCCTGACCCTGACCGCCACACCAATCCCGCGTACGCTCAATATGGCGATGAGCGGCATGCGCGACCTGTCGATTATCGCCACGCCGCCCGCTCGCCGCATGGCGGTCAAAACCTTCGTCCGCGAATACGACAGTCTGGTCGTCCGTGAGGCTATCCTGCGTGAAATTTTGCGCGGCGGGCAGGTTTATTACTTATTTAATGATGTTGAAAATATCGAGAAGGCCACGCAGCGTCTGGCCGAGCTGGTACCGGAGGCGCGTATTGCCATCGGTCACGGTCAGATGCGCGAACGCGATCTGGAACGGGTGATGAACGATTTCCACCACCAGCGCTTCAACGTGCTGGTGTGTACCACCATCATCGAAACCGGTATCGACATTCCGACGGCCAATACCATTATCATTGAGCGCGCCGATCACTTCGGTCTGGCGCAGCTGCACCAGTTGCGTGGACGCGTCGGGCGTTCGCATCATCAGGCTTATGCTTATCTGCTGACGCCGCCGCCGAAAGCCATGTCCGTCGATGCCCACAAACGCCTCGAAGCCATCGCTTCTCTTGAAGATCTGGGTGCCGGTTTTGCGCTGGCGACGCACGACCTCGAGATCCGTGGCGCGGGCGAACTTCTGGGCGAAGGCCAGAGTGGACAGATGACCAGTATCGGTTTCACGCTGTATATGGAACTGCTGGAAAACGCCGTCGAAGCGCTGAAAGAAGGCCGCGAACCATCGCTGGAAGATCTCACCACCAGTCAGACCGAAGTCGAAATGCGCATGCCCGCCCTGTTGCCGGAAGAATTCATTCCTGACGTCAATACGCGCCTGTCGCTGTATAAACGTATCGCCAGTGCAAAAAGCGAAAATGAACTGGACGAACTGCGCGTCGAGCTAATCGACCGCTTCGGTTCTCTGCCGGACGGTGCGCGTAATCTGATTCAGATTGCGGTGCTGCGGCTTAAGGCGAAAGATCTGGGTATCAAGCGCATTGAGGGCAACGAGCGCGGCGGCTTTATCGAATTCGGCGATAAAAACCGTGTCGATCCGGGACACCTGATTGGTTTACTGCAAAAACAGCCGCAGGTTTACCGTCTCGACGGGCCGACCAAGCTCAAATTCACGCTCGACCTGACCGATCGGCCAAAACGTCTGAAGTTTGTCAGCGATATGCTGGCAGATTTTGCAGAGCATTTGTTCTGAGGTTGTAAGCTGATCTGAAGTTGTAAGCGCTTAAAACAAAAGCCCGGTGAATTCATTGGATTGCACCGGGCTTTTTTACATCGTGCTTTCACTGAAACGATTATTTACGCAGTGCTTTCACCTGTTCAGGGGTGATATCTCCCGGCAGGCCGCCGAAGGTAACGCGCAGATAGTTCACCATTTCAGCGATTTGCGCATCGTTCAGTCGATCAGCAAAGCCTGGCATCGACTGCATACTTTCACCCTTTGGGAATTCCTGTGCAGGTAAGCCATCGAGTACCGAGACGATGAGATTACGGCCATCGGGCTGGCGCAACGTGGCATTGTTTTGCATCGCCACGGCAACGTGCGGTTTCCCGGAGCCGTCGGCCATATGACAACCAGAACACTGATCCAGATAAGTGATCCGCCCCGCATCGCTTGCGCCCTGCGCGATTTTTACCGGCACAGCAACTGGCGGTTTATCACCCAGCAGATAGGTAACGATGGCACGGTGGTCGTCGTCGGTCAGATGACGGGTACTGAGATCAATAACTTTATGCATCTCATCAAACGCGGAGCCCTGCGGCGCAAAACCGGTGGCGAGAAAACGGCTGAGATCAGCCGGGTTCCAGCCGCGCTGCGCCAGCGCCTGTGGGGAAATGTCCGGCGCGGTGATGCGCCCCAGCGTTCCGCCTTTCAGGTTGTTATCGGTATCCATTTGCCCCAGCTTGCCGCGCGGCGTATGACATTCGCCGCAGTGGCCGAGCACGTCCGTCAGATACTGCCCGCGCTGCCAGTCGGCAGAATTTCCCTGCGAGCTGGCGGGCATCGGTTCGGCGTTGCGGAATAACAGATTCCAGCCGATCATCGCCATGCGTTGGTTGAATGGGAACGGCATCTCGTTTTCCGGCACCGGTTGATTCACCGCCGGGCGGGTCATCAGAAACGCGTACATATCGTCAGAATCTTTCCGCGCCACACCTTTATAGGAGGTGTACGGCATCGCCGGATACAGGTGACGTCCGCCCGGAGCCACACCCTGGGTCAGCGCCAGATAGAAATCATCCGACGTCCAGCGACCGATGCCGTCGTCGGCGGAAGGCGTAAGGTTGCTGCCAAAGATTTTGCCGAAGGGTGTTTCCAGCGGATAACCACCCGCCAGTGGTGCACCGCCAGACGCGGTGTGGCACGCGGCGCAGTCAGATGCCTGTACCAGATAACGGCCCCGCTCAATCTGTGCGCTATCCGCCGTGACTTTCTGTACCGGTGCGTTCAGCGGGCTGTTTTCCCGCCACCACAGCACGGCAATAATGATGATGATCACCACTACCAGCGCGAGGAAAAGACGTTTTATCATCACGCGTGCTCCCTGATCAGACCCGGCGTTTTCATCACCACGTCACGCACCGCTTCGTAATAACGAACGTAACCGGTGCAGCGGCAGATGTGATTCTCCAGCGCGCCTTCGATCGCACTTTCCAGATCGGCAAGCGCGATCGGATGTTTTTCCAGCCGCTCAAGCAGCAGCGTTGCAGCATTCACAAAGCCCGGTGTGCAGTAACCGCACTGGAAGCTGTAATGCTCCATAAACGCCTGTTGCACCGGTGACAGCGTGACTTCACCTTTGTCATCGGTTTTGGCGTGGCCTTCAACGGTGCGCACCTTTTTACCGTTGAAAAAATGTGCGCCGGTGATGCAGGTGCGCACTTCTTCGCTGGTGCCACTGTCGTTATCGACAATTGCCACGCAGGCGTGACAGATGCCCTGCCCGCAACCGAGGCGTGAACCGGTCAGCGCCACGTATTCGTGTAGGAAATCGATCATCATCAGACCTTCGGGAACGTCCAGCGGGCCGTAATGTTGATTATTGATGGTCAGCTCTAACGGCTGTGTTTTGATGCTCATTGTAAAACCTCACGAATATTTTCAGCACGGACGGGCAAATCACGGAAACGGTGGCCGGTAGCATGGGCAATGGCGTTCACCAGCGCAGCGACGACCGGGATCATCACCACTTCGGCCATGCCTTTCGGCGGATCGGTTTCCGACAACGCTGGCAGGATTTCGCTGGTCTGTTTCCAGACCGCCACATCACTGGCGCGTGGCAGGTGGTAACGGTTGAAGTTCCAGGTACCGTTACCCGGCCCGTCTTCGTACAGCGGTAAATATTCATGCAATGCGTGACCGATGCCCATCGCCAGCCCGCCCTGTAACTGTCCGGAGACCAGTTCAGGCACGATCAGATTGCCGCACTCCATAATCGAATGGTGTGTGAGTAATTCGACGTTACCGGTGGCGATATCCACCGCGATTTCGGCCAGCGTACCGACCGCGCTGTAGTAGGTCACAGACGCGTTATTACGCTGCGTCGGCGGGTAATAGACCGCGTCACGCGCCAATGTCTGGTACTCACCCGCGCCGGTGCGCACTGACATACCGTCAACCGGCACGCGCTGACGCACGTTGTTGAGCGTGAAATCGGCTTCCGCCCACTGCCAGCGGTTGAAGACGTGAACCGCCGCGCCGGTCAGTCCCTGCATCTCGTAAGCTTTTTTCGCCAGCGTCTCAAGGCTGAGGATCTGCATGCCGTTGGCCGTCAGGCCGCCTTCCACCCAGCGGGCATCTTCCTTGCGCACGATGTATGGCGCAGCCTGTCCGCCGCCAATGCCGGTTTGCCAGATAGCCATCGCCGCCGGCCACAGGCCGTGATCGAAAACCAGACGCGCTGCTTCGCGGGTGCTGTGAGAAAAGTAATAGGCGGAGTTACTGGCACTCGACGGCGAGCAATAGGACGGCGACCAGCGCGGATTTTTTTGCAGCTTGTCCTGCTCTTCCTGCGACATAATGTACGGATCGCCGCTGGTTTCCACCGGCAGCACGGACCAGTCGGTCACTGAGAAATGTGCCTGCTCCGCCGGCTTGCCCAGCCATTCGGCGCACAGCACAGACTGCGACGTAGACATGCCCGTCCCCATTTCCGCACCGCTGTGCCACAGGCTTATCTGCCCGTTTTCGCTGATTTCGACGCGGGCGAATGACGTTTCCGCACCAGTACCGAAATCTTTCTGCACGCAGCCAAACCCGACGCCGTAACGTTTACCCGGATTCTGGCTTTCATAGGCGGCCTTGCGTTTTTCACGCTCCGTCCACAACGGATGGACGGCGGCTTTTTCCAGCACTTCATCCGCACGAATCGCACCTGCCGGAATCGCCCCTTGGGTATTTTTCATACCAGATTTCAAAACGTTGCGCATCCGGAAGGCAATCGGATCCAGCTTCAGTTCGGCGGCCAGTTCATCCATCATCATTTCGGTGGCGGCCATGCTTTGCAGCGTGCCGTAACCCCTGGCGGAACCGGCATCCAGCGCACGGGACGCCAGCCCGACTGCGGATAAATCACTTTTAGGGAAGTAGTAAATCGACTGCGCAGCGGTTGCGCCAACCATCACCACCGACGGCGTAAAGTTGCTGCGCCCGCCACCGTCTGCGGTCATCGCCGCATGGAATGACTGCAACTTCCCGGTTTCACGGTTCACCGCAATGTCGTAGTTCATATCAAACGCGTGTCGTTTGAGGGAGGACTGGAACTGCTCGAAGCGGTCATTCGCCAGACGCACCGGCGTGCCGTCACCGTACATGGCCGCCACCGCGCCGTAATAAGGGAAGTTATAGTGATCTTTCGACCCGTAACCGACGGTGTAGCAAGGATGCATAATCAGCGTTTTCACCGTGCGGTGGGCTTTGGCCATCATGCGCGGCATTTCATCTGCGACTTCCTGCGGTGACTGCGTCGGCACCACCATATGCAGCGTTTGCGTGGCGGCGTCATACCAGCCGTTGGCGTTATCGGGTTCAAGCGCCGAGGTATCGACAGATTGCGTGGTGAAACGGCGCGACATCACCAGCCAGTCCTGCGGTGGTGATTTCATTTCATCTGCCATTTCACCGGCGTAGAACATGCCCTGCTCATCAAGCTTGCCGCCTTCGCGCCCTTCCGGCCAGACCGGCAGATGTTTGCGCATACCTGTCGGGAACACCGGCATATCTTTGAGGCTGGAGAAACGGTCGTCTTCAAATGCAGTCTCACCACCCACGCGCACAAAGCGGAATGTCCCCCACGGATCGCGTTCCAGCGGGCCGGTTTTCTCGCCGTAGCGCACTACATTGTCTTTAAATTTCAGTGCATTTTTCGCAAATCGGAATTTAGCGAAATCCTGATATACCAGAATGGCTACGGCCTGTCCGAGATAAGCCGGTGTTTTACCTTCGGGCAATAGCATGTCTTCGCCGTAAAACGCCGGGAATGCCAGACCGTCCCGCGCCAGCACGTCGGCGGTTACCAGTTGATCAGGTTGCAGATCTTCACCGAGCAGCGATAAATCCAGCCCAGCATAAGTTCTGTCCGCCTGCGTCACGCGCAGGATAAAAGCGTGCGCCTGTTTTTGCGGCCAGTGCGGCATATCTTTGGCACGGATATCGCGGGCAAACACTTTCTGCCCCATGACTTTGGCCTTTCCGTCAATACGGAAACGGACGCGTTTATTTTGTGCATCCCACTGCGGTGATTGCAGAATCTTTTCTTCGAAGAGTGCCGCATAAGCACGACTGTGCAGCGGCGCGAGATAAACTGAGACACCAGCGATCACTGCGCCTTTCACAAAGCGCCGCCTGGACGGGTTGAAGTTGCTCATAAATTTCCTTGCTTCTTATTGTCTTTCTTATAATTCGGCACATTTACAATCTGTTATAAATCCTGCAAATACCGTTTAACGCGGGCGATTATAGTTAGTTGGGGCGCGATAAGTCATGACAGAAAACACATTTTTAATATTTCGTTCACAATATTGCGCAAAATAGTGGGATAATAAATTTTGTTGCGCAAACAATATACAAAAGGGATCAGAGCAAGATGGCAGGTATTATTCTCCTCGCTGCGGGGCTGGGGAGCCGGTTTATCGCCGCGGGTGGCGAAGGAAACAAGCTGAATGTAACACTGTCGGAAACAGCAGAAAATTCTGCCAGCATGTTTGACGTTACACTCGGTCATGCGCTGGATAGCGGGCTGCCGGTGCACGTTGTCACGCGCGCCGACAACCTGCAGGTCCAGGCCAGCTGCCGCCGTGCAGGAGTGCCTTTTACGCTGACGGAAAGCACAGGCACCGGTGGTTCCATTGCCGCAGGCGTGCGCGATACGCAGGAGTGGGACGGCTGGCTTGTCCATCTCGCCGATATGCCGTTCATCACACCGAACATTTTTGCCACCGTGGCTGATACCCTGCATCTCAAACCGGTGGTGCGCCCTTTCTGGCAGAATGAGCCGGGACACCCGGTCGGTTTTTCCCGTGAAATGGGCGACAAGCTGTTGCAGCTGCGCGGCGATCATGATGCCCGCGAGCTTATCCGCAGCCATGACCTGCTGCGCATAGATTTTAATACGCCCGCCGTTATCACAGACATCGATCTGCCGGAGCAACTCTCCCCTCAGGCCTTGAACGGAACTCTCCATGCAGCATCTTGATAATCAAGTTATTTCTCAGGCGCGGGAATGGCTGGCACAGCAGCCCGTGTGGCTGTGTACGGTGCTGACCACCTACGGTTCTTCCCCGCGCGCGCCGGGCGCACTGATGGTCGCCACCGCGGATAGCCGCTATTGTGGATCGCTCTCCGGCGGCTGTGTCGAGGAAGATTTTTTACAGCGGATAGCCGCCGGTTATTATCAGCAAGCCAGCCAGATTGTGCGCTACGGAGACGGCGGTTTAACGCCTAACATTGCGCTGCCCTGTGGTGGCTCGCTGGATATCCTGATCGAATATCTGCCCGCCACGCAGGGTAATCTGGAATATTTGCAACGCATGGGTATGGCGCTGGCCGGGCATTATGCGCTGGATAAATCGCTCACCCTGCCCGCTGCCTGTGATCATCTGGCGCTGACGGAATATCACAGCGCAACGCAGGTGATACGTAATGGCGACAGCGTGCACCTGCATCTGGCCGCGCCGCCGCGTTTACTGATTGCCGGACTGTCGAGCGTTGCGCTGTATTGCGCCGACTTTGCCTGTGCGCTGGGTTTTGAAGTGGTGGTATGTGAATGCCGTGAAGACGTGCTGGAAAACTTCCTGCCGTTACTGAAAGTGGAAATTCAGCTGGAGAAAGTGTTTCCGGCGAAGTATCTCGAACGTGAGGGGTGTCACGCCAATACGGCGATTGTGGCGCTCACCCACGATCCGCGCATGGACGACCTGACGCTGATGGAGGCGGTGAATACGCCTGCGTTTTACATCGGCGCAATGGGTTCACAGCGTAACAGCGCACGACGTCGGGAACGCTTACAAACTATCGCCGATTTCTCAGCCGATGATTTCG comes from the Enterobacteriaceae bacterium Kacie_13 genome and includes:
- a CDS encoding molybdopterin-dependent oxidoreductase; its protein translation is MSNFNPSRRRFVKGAVIAGVSVYLAPLHSRAYAALFEEKILQSPQWDAQNKRVRFRIDGKAKVMGQKVFARDIRAKDMPHWPQKQAHAFILRVTQADRTYAGLDLSLLGEDLQPDQLVTADVLARDGLAFPAFYGEDMLLPEGKTPAYLGQAVAILVYQDFAKFRFAKNALKFKDNVVRYGEKTGPLERDPWGTFRFVRVGGETAFEDDRFSSLKDMPVFPTGMRKHLPVWPEGREGGKLDEQGMFYAGEMADEMKSPPQDWLVMSRRFTTQSVDTSALEPDNANGWYDAATQTLHMVVPTQSPQEVADEMPRMMAKAHRTVKTLIMHPCYTVGYGSKDHYNFPYYGAVAAMYGDGTPVRLANDRFEQFQSSLKRHAFDMNYDIAVNRETGKLQSFHAAMTADGGGRSNFTPSVVMVGATAAQSIYYFPKSDLSAVGLASRALDAGSARGYGTLQSMAATEMMMDELAAELKLDPIAFRMRNVLKSGMKNTQGAIPAGAIRADEVLEKAAVHPLWTEREKRKAAYESQNPGKRYGVGFGCVQKDFGTGAETSFARVEISENGQISLWHSGAEMGTGMSTSQSVLCAEWLGKPAEQAHFSVTDWSVLPVETSGDPYIMSQEEQDKLQKNPRWSPSYCSPSSASNSAYYFSHSTREAARLVFDHGLWPAAMAIWQTGIGGGQAAPYIVRKEDARWVEGGLTANGMQILSLETLAKKAYEMQGLTGAAVHVFNRWQWAEADFTLNNVRQRVPVDGMSVRTGAGEYQTLARDAVYYPPTQRNNASVTYYSAVGTLAEIAVDIATGNVELLTHHSIMECGNLIVPELVSGQLQGGLAMGIGHALHEYLPLYEDGPGNGTWNFNRYHLPRASDVAVWKQTSEILPALSETDPPKGMAEVVMIPVVAALVNAIAHATGHRFRDLPVRAENIREVLQ
- a CDS encoding NTP transferase domain-containing protein, producing MAGIILLAAGLGSRFIAAGGEGNKLNVTLSETAENSASMFDVTLGHALDSGLPVHVVTRADNLQVQASCRRAGVPFTLTESTGTGGSIAAGVRDTQEWDGWLVHLADMPFITPNIFATVADTLHLKPVVRPFWQNEPGHPVGFSREMGDKLLQLRGDHDARELIRSHDLLRIDFNTPAVITDIDLPEQLSPQALNGTLHAAS
- a CDS encoding XdhC family protein, yielding MQHLDNQVISQAREWLAQQPVWLCTVLTTYGSSPRAPGALMVATADSRYCGSLSGGCVEEDFLQRIAAGYYQQASQIVRYGDGGLTPNIALPCGGSLDILIEYLPATQGNLEYLQRMGMALAGHYALDKSLTLPAACDHLALTEYHSATQVIRNGDSVHLHLAAPPRLLIAGLSSVALYCADFACALGFEVVVCECREDVLENFLPLLKVEIQLEKVFPAKYLEREGCHANTAIVALTHDPRMDDLTLMEAVNTPAFYIGAMGSQRNSARRRERLQTIADFSADDFARLHAPVGLSIGSKTPAEIALAVMADIVRHKNGVTAHCAAA